Proteins encoded within one genomic window of Diorhabda sublineata isolate icDioSubl1.1 chromosome 1, icDioSubl1.1, whole genome shotgun sequence:
- the LOC130451206 gene encoding uncharacterized protein LOC130451206: MDKQTLFDILHKELPTEITNLPPICIEDSSDFIKRFLVENLPKTDSKNVTTDLKWNFLLEKHSFEKKKKQLKGKKSFLTRRQRINLNLHKLPKQGWNYGELDTLRQMWKSYMRENIDMVEVPNYLDPNWNAFSMVLAKSELVGAELTIIKSRVPSLIRMTGTVVLETKMTFQIVTPKSQLKVLLKDGSVFEFSLDDMKFTVYGKYLITKPSERSVKKIKSQMVPYI, encoded by the exons atggacAAGCAAACTTTATTCG aTATCCTACATAAGGAGCTTCCAACTGAAATTACAAATTTACCTCCAATTTGTATTGAAGACTCTTCTGATTTTATCAAACGTTTCTTGGTGGAAAATTTACCGAAAACAGATAGTAAAAACGTAACTACCGatttaaaatggaattttctcttggaaaaacattcatttgaaaagaaaaagaaacaactTAAAGGCAAGAAAAGTTTTCTTACGAGAAGACAgagaattaatttaaatttgcaTAAACTACCAAAACAAGGTTGGAACTACGGAGAATTAGATACGTTGAGACAAATGTGGAAATCATACATGAGAGAGAACATCGATATGGTAGAAGTACCAAATTATTTGGATCCAAACTGGAATGCTTTCAGTATGGTTCTTGCAAAATCGGAATTAGTTGGAGCTGAACTAACTATAATCAAATCGAGAGTTCCTAGTTTGATAAGAATGACAGGAACTGTTGTGTTGGAAACAAAAATGACTTTCCAAATTGTAACCCCCAAATCTCAATTGAAAG ttctgCTTAAAGATGGGTCTGTATTTGAGTTTAGTTTGGATGATATGAAGTTCACtgtatatggaaaatatttgattacgAAACCTAGTGAAAGGAGCgttaagaaaattaaatcaCAAATGGTCCcctatatttga
- the LOC130451220 gene encoding bleomycin hydrolase has translation MDSNKSVQGALDEETLSKFRKEFYAEQKNLLAQNVCTKTDPFEVALKRKTLEETQHVFNHKIEAEGKPVTNQRSSGRCWLFAALNVVRLPFIKHFNIEDFEFSQAYLFFWDKIERCNNFLNNIVLTARRNEAVDGRLVSFLLNDPTSDGGQWDMLVNLINKHGLMPKKNFPESFSCEQSVKMNQILKSKLREYARAIRELISKGGSDADIQHLISDQMGNIYRIVGICLGIPNETFIWSYYDKNKAYHSIGPITPKQFYEQHVKPHFNVDDKVCLVTDPRPTNEYGKCYTVDCLGNMVGGRKCIYNNQPVDLLLDLTAKSIKEGEAVWFGCEVSKRYVAKQGIQDLKAHDFPLVFGVDIQVTLSKADRLLYSESAMTHAMVFTAVNTNDAGEVTKLRVENSWGEDRGEKGYLIMTSDWFKEFTFEVVVDKKYVPQDVLDVFKQEPIVLPAWDPMGTLAN, from the exons ATGGATTCAAACAAATCAg TTCAAGGTGCTTTAGACGAAGAAACTTTGTCCAAATTCAGGAAGGAATTTTATGCCGAACAAAAAAATCTCCTGGCACAAAACGTGTGTACAAAAACAGACCCTTTCGAAGTCGCCTTGAAAAGAAAAACTCTCGAAGAAACTCAACATGTATTCAATCACAAG ATTGAAGCGGAAGGAAAACCAGTGACAAACCAAAGGAGTTCGGGTCGTTGTTGGTTGTTTGCAGCCTTAAACGTAGTTCGTTTACCATTCATCAAGCATTTCAATATCGAGGACTTCGAATTCTCCCAAGCTTATCTCTTTTTCTGGGATAAAATCGAAAGATGCaacaattttctcaataatattgttttaactGCAAGACGTAACGAAGCGGTCGATGGTCGTTTGGTCTCATTTTTACTCAAC gATCCAACTTCGGACGGTGGTCAATGGGACATGTTAGTTAATCTCATCAACAAACACGGTTTAATGCCGAAAAAGAACTTTCCGGAATCGTTCAGCTGCGAACAAAGTGTTAAAATGAACCAAATCCTCAAAAGTAAACTCAGGGAATATGCTAGGGCCATAAGAGAACTAATTTCCAAA GGTGGTAGTGATGCCGATATACAACACCTTATATCAGACCAAATGGGCAACATTTATAGGATTGTGGGGATATGTTTGGGTATACCTAACGAAACGTTCATCTGGAGTTATTATGACAAGAATAAGGCATACCACAGCATAGGACCTATCACTCCCAAACAGTTCTATGAACAGCATGTGAAACCCCATTTTAATGTAGATGATAAG gtTTGTTTAGTAACGGATCCTAGACCTACGAATGAATACGGTAAATGTTATACAGTAGATTGCTTAGGCAATATGGTCGGTGGTAGAAAATGCATTTACAATAACCAACCGGTGGATTTGCTATTGGATCTAACTGCTAAGAGTATTAAAGAAGGAGAAGCGGTTTGGTTCGGATGTGAAGTATCTAAAAGATATGTCGCCAAACAGGGCATACAAGATTTAAAAGC GCATGATTTTCCTTTGGTTTTCGGCGTTGATATTCAAGTTACTTTATCTAAAGCTGATCGGTTGTTGTATAGCGAAAGCGCAATGACTCACGCAATGGTTTTCACAGCGGTTAATACTAAC gaTGCAGGAGAAGTAACCAAACTGAGAGTGGAAAATTCATGGGGTGAAGATAGGGGAGAAAAAGGATATTTAATTATGACTTCTGATTGGTTTAAAGAATTCACATTCGAAGTAGTTGTCGATAAAAAGTACGTCCCTCAGGATGTATTGGACGTTTTTAAACAAGAACCGATTGTTTTACCCGCATGGGATCCTATGGGAACTTTGGCTAATTAA
- the LOC130453224 gene encoding uncharacterized protein LOC130453224: MIQFTTEQLITITALPTITILLIWTLVIFHKNRKKWGPYDIPIVCILVLSIIRNLSILCYLLINTLSEPSIITLEYCSIVVWMFNSIHTFQASSLTTVAIIGLFSMKLYRKDQNINIFLTPTHIIYHLFCLTTLCACVGVAAILAQTDKETRVTRSVFECKFMPFDLDIKFNIFILVLHMFLSVISFTSFVIICYNFYRFRENNFEYIKKSNSDLSQLSLGNDEKNYYDTYTIQRGQNEGNNYFCGNRDVNWNSDLSTTVSSTNSKRPCLDRSLKGGKRTEENRTGLETIHPVLIVCYLFYHLPIIILCIYPELIYPWPVPGIALWLGLVQDVLIPVGLGIVDSRFCKWVSSVYRCSGSNVEEKLPHVGLVGKFRTFGIASPPQSLELPTSERNLPVFQAVEHRFPITNGSLYTSIDGRLPVIHNYRRNRDNRRCTKGDKHQANVAFHTSLLSNRHDFIENPQKFQSCGNCETDLCPSHSNLHHLSTSYINKQLNQLNQFKPIENRQINPNNHLTPINSQNSARYDSNQFVQNRDTRKERISHSEESIHTAANNEYTFYKNPDFNGNLHDNKQDVKNSTNLFRINNMRLSRSEDSLNDLDIKQINNFLHFNSSPTKQIETKQQSSNINQNSMKIDVVDKNDNYSSDDDYITDINENFDSMSSKSCFSITTEANCDFDFFQSGHQEERKENKEQNEYFVINNINNRPVMTSYRTGTEKDTPKNDFRITRSNSKRSLEGFQAYIESEENLRNNFSLQRSNSYMTLEDRCKIRWNDRFLRSSCKESGCSSFQVVRQKVKSEEYLPNTTTVYIEDSTGCFDKICDEKCGEKCIHSIPDFKKVFISEYI; encoded by the exons ATGATCCAGTTTACAACCGAACAACTGATCACTATCACAGCCTTACCAACTATCACGATTTTACTAATATGGACGCTAgtgatttttcacaaaaatcgtaaaaaatgggGTCCGTACGATATACCCATAGTATGCATTTTGGTTCTATCAATAATAAGAAATCTGAGCATATTATGTTATCTATTGATCAATACTTTATCCGAACCCAGTATTATCACATTAGAATATTGTAGTATCGTCGTTTGGATGTTCAATTCCATCCATACTTTCCAAGCTAGTTCTCTAACTACCGTAGCCATAATCGGTTTGTTTTCCATGAAACTCTATAGAAaagatcaaaatataaatatatttctaacacCTACTCACattatatatcatttattttgtttaactaCTCTGTGCGCCTGCGTCGGCGTGGCTGCTATCCTAGCTCAAACCGACAAGGAGACTCGGGTGACTCGATCAGTTTTCGAATGCAAATTCATGCCTTTCGATTTGGACATAAAGTTCAACATTTTCATATTGGTACTACACATGTTTCTATCTGTGATATCTTTCACTAGTTTCGTTATAATATGCTACAATTTCTACAGATTTAgggaaaataatttcgaatatatcaaaaaatctaaTTCGGATTTGAGTCAATTGAGTTTGGGTAACGACGAAAAAAACTATTACGATACGTATACGATACAGAGAGGACAGAATGAGgggaataattatttttgtggaAACAGGGACGTTAATTGGAATTCTGATTTATCTACTACGGTCAGTTCTACGAATTCCAAGAGGCCTTGCTTGGATAGGAGTTTGAAAGGTGGTAAACGAACCGAAGAGAATCGCACTGGGTTAGAAACTATTCATCCGGTTCTTATCGTCTGCTATCTATTCTACCATCTACCGATCATT ATACTTTGTATTTATCCTGAATTGATATATCCTTGGCCCGTACCAGGAATTGCGTTATGGTTAGGACTGGTTCAAGACGTATTAATACCTGTCGGATTAGGGATAGTAGATTCCAGATTTTGTAAATGGGTTTCTAGCGTTTACAGATGCTCTGGATCGAACGTAGAGGAAAAACTACCCCACG ttGGATTGGTAGGAAAATTTAGGACATTCGGTATAGCCAGTCCACCTCAAAGCTTAGAACTACCTACTTCGGAAAGAAATTTACCAGTTTTCCAAGCCGTCGAACATAGATTTCCGATAACGAACGGGTCCTTGTATACAAGTATCGACGGCAGACTCCCCGTTATTCACAATTACAGAAGAAACAGGGATAACAGAAGAT GTACGAAAGGAGATAAACACCAAGCGAACGTGGCTTTTCACACTTCCCTGCTAAGCAACCGTCACGATTTTATCGAGAATCCTCAAAAATTTCAATCCTGCGGTAATTGCGAGACCGATCTCTGTCCTAGTCATTCGAATCTACACCATCTGAGTACTAGTTACATAAACAAACAACTCAATCAACTGAACCAATTCAAACCAATAGAAAACCGTCAAATAAATCCTAATAATCATCTAACACCaatcaattcacagaattcgGCGCGCTACGATTCGAATCAGTTCGTTCAGAATCGCGATACTCGTAAAGAAAGAATCAGTCACAGTGAAGAATCGATTCATACGGCTGCTAATAATGAATACACGTTTTATAAAAATCCCGATTTTAACGGAAATTTACACGATAATAAACAAGATGTAAAAAATTCCACAAATCTATTTAGAATTAATAATATGAGATTGAGTAGAAGCGAGGATAGTTTGAATGATCTGGATATCAAACAAATCA ataattttcttcatttcaacTCATCCCCAACCAAACAAATAGAAACTAAACAGCAATCATCAAACATTAATcaaaattctatgaaaattgaTGTCGTCGACAAAAATGATAACTATAGTTCCGACGATGATTATATAACAGATATTAACGAAAATTTCGACTCGATGAGTTCTAAGAGTTGTTTTTCCATCACCACGGAAGCAAATTGCGATTTCGACTTCTTCCAGAGCGGTCATCAGGAAGAACgtaaagaaaacaaagaacaaaatgaatatttcgttataaataacattaataataGACCGGTGATGACTTCTTATAGAACTGGAACTGAAAAAGACACCCCTAAAAACGATTTCAGGATAACAAGATCGAACTCAAAAAG atcttTGGAAGGTTTTCAAGCTTACATCGAATCTGAAGAGAACTTGAGGAACAACTTTTCTCTACAAAGATCTAATTCGTATATGACTTTAGAAGATCGTTGTAAAATCCGTTGGAACGACAGGTTTTTGAGAAGTAGTTGTAAGGAGTCTGGTTGTTCATCGTTCCAAGTAGTGAGGCAAAAAGTTAAATCCGAAGAGTATTTGCCTAATACAACTACCGTATATATCGAAGATTCCACAGGGTGTTTCGATAAGATTTGTGATGAAAAATGCGGTGAAAAGTGTATCCATAGCATACCggatttcaaaaaagtatttatttcagaatatatttga
- the LOC130451213 gene encoding uncharacterized protein F58A4.6 produces the protein MKNLYLYLTDGTYHYGVYVIKRNSISENGTNIPNNNTKQIEIDSTFWYYLYKELLLSYWYRFHFIYCWSINTNNNVIIYLSPTKYDLIDYKWNDKMYYLIRERCELDHTLSWLSTLGGAFSALGDYFPNCADTAGKISFHQLKLALRLGDPSIASRCRLYLSLSLIQKKKYKQARRIIEREYDYAKKFKETDFRLMNMCKGIWSKLQYEYSVFKENKKYVE, from the exons atgaaaaatctttatttgtatttaactGATGGGACATATCATTACGGAGTGTAcgtaataaaaagaaatagtatttccgaaaacggtacaaaCATTCCAAACAACAATACTAAACAAATAGAAATAGATAGTACGTTTTGGTACTATTTATACAAAGAATTACTTCTCAGTTATTGgtatcgatttcattttatctattgctggtcaataaatacaaacaacaacgtaattatatatttatcaccGACAAAATACGATTTAATAGATTATAAATGGAATGATAAAATGTACTACTTAATTAGAGAAAGATGTGAATTAGATCATACGTTATCGTGGTTATCAACTTTAGGAGGAGCTTTTTCAGCACTAG GTGACTATTTTCCAAATTGTGCCGACACGGCTGGTAAAATCTCATTTCATCAATTGAAACTTGCTCTTAGATTAGGAGATCCTAGTATAGCTTCAAGATGTAGACTTTATTTAAGCCTtagtttaattcaaaaaaagaaatataaacaagCACGTAGGATAATTGAGCGCGAATATGATTAtgctaaaaaatttaaagaaaccGATTTTCGACTTATGAATATGTGCAAAGGTATATGGTCTAAATTACAATATGAGTATTCCGtttttaaggaaaataaaaaatatgttgaataa